Proteins encoded by one window of Grus americana isolate bGruAme1 chromosome 7, bGruAme1.mat, whole genome shotgun sequence:
- the RGR gene encoding RPE-retinal G protein-coupled receptor isoform X2 codes for MVTAYPLPEGFTELEVFAIGTALLVEALLGFCLNGLTIISFRKIKELRTPSNLLVLSIALADCGICINAFIAAFSSFLRYWPYGSNGCQIHGFQGFLTALASISSSAAVAWDRYHHYCTRSKLQWSTAISMMVFAWLFAAFWSVMPLLGWGEYDYEPLRTCCTLDYSKGDRNYITFLFALSIFNFMIPGFIMLTAYQSIHQKFKKSGHYKFNTGLPLKTLVICWGPYCLLCFYAAVENVMFISPKYRMIPAVIAKTVPTVDAFVYALGNENYRGGIWQFLTGQKIEKAEVDNKTK; via the exons CCCTGCTTGGTTTCTGTCTGAATGGCTTGACAATTATTTCTTTCCGAAAAATCAAAGAACTGCGAACACCCAGCAATCTGCTGGTTCTCAGCATTGCACTGGCCGACTGTGGGATCTGCATCAACGCAttcattgctgctttttccagctTCCTCAG ATACTGGCCCTATGGCTCTAACGGCTGTCAAATTCATGGATTCCAGGGCTTCTTGACAGCACTAGCCAGCATTAGCTCCAGTGCTGCGGTCGCCTGGGACCGGTATCATCACTACTGTACAA GGAGCAAGCTGCAGTGGAGCACAGCCATCTCCATGATGGTGTTTGCATGGCTGTTTGCTGCCTTTTGGTCCGTGATGCCcttgctggggtggggggaatatGACTATGAACCCCTTCGAACCTGCTGCACCCTGGACTACAGCAAAGGGGACAG AAACTATATCACATTCCTTTTTGCCCTGTCCATTTTCAATTTCATGATCCCAGGCTTCATCATGCTGACAGCCTATCAGTCCATCCACCAGAAGTTCAAGAAAAGTGGTCACTATAAG tttaataCTGGTTTACCATTGAAGACACTGGTCATTTGCTGGGGTCCCTATTGCCTTTTATGCTTCTACGCAGCAGTTGAAAATGTGATGTTCATTTCACCAAAATACCGCATG ATTCCTGCTGTTATTGCCAAGACTGTGCCAACGGTGGATGCCTTTGTATATGCCCTGGGGAATGAGAACTACAGAGGAGGAATATGGCAGTTCCTCACAGGACAGAAGATTGAGAAAGCAGAGGTTGATAACAAAACTAAATAA
- the RGR gene encoding RPE-retinal G protein-coupled receptor isoform X1, which produces MVTAYPLPEGFTELEVFAIGTALLVEALLGFCLNGLTIISFRKIKELRTPSNLLVLSIALADCGICINAFIAAFSSFLRYSYRYWPYGSNGCQIHGFQGFLTALASISSSAAVAWDRYHHYCTRSKLQWSTAISMMVFAWLFAAFWSVMPLLGWGEYDYEPLRTCCTLDYSKGDRNYITFLFALSIFNFMIPGFIMLTAYQSIHQKFKKSGHYKFNTGLPLKTLVICWGPYCLLCFYAAVENVMFISPKYRMIPAVIAKTVPTVDAFVYALGNENYRGGIWQFLTGQKIEKAEVDNKTK; this is translated from the exons CCCTGCTTGGTTTCTGTCTGAATGGCTTGACAATTATTTCTTTCCGAAAAATCAAAGAACTGCGAACACCCAGCAATCTGCTGGTTCTCAGCATTGCACTGGCCGACTGTGGGATCTGCATCAACGCAttcattgctgctttttccagctTCCTCAGGTATAGCT ACAGATACTGGCCCTATGGCTCTAACGGCTGTCAAATTCATGGATTCCAGGGCTTCTTGACAGCACTAGCCAGCATTAGCTCCAGTGCTGCGGTCGCCTGGGACCGGTATCATCACTACTGTACAA GGAGCAAGCTGCAGTGGAGCACAGCCATCTCCATGATGGTGTTTGCATGGCTGTTTGCTGCCTTTTGGTCCGTGATGCCcttgctggggtggggggaatatGACTATGAACCCCTTCGAACCTGCTGCACCCTGGACTACAGCAAAGGGGACAG AAACTATATCACATTCCTTTTTGCCCTGTCCATTTTCAATTTCATGATCCCAGGCTTCATCATGCTGACAGCCTATCAGTCCATCCACCAGAAGTTCAAGAAAAGTGGTCACTATAAG tttaataCTGGTTTACCATTGAAGACACTGGTCATTTGCTGGGGTCCCTATTGCCTTTTATGCTTCTACGCAGCAGTTGAAAATGTGATGTTCATTTCACCAAAATACCGCATG ATTCCTGCTGTTATTGCCAAGACTGTGCCAACGGTGGATGCCTTTGTATATGCCCTGGGGAATGAGAACTACAGAGGAGGAATATGGCAGTTCCTCACAGGACAGAAGATTGAGAAAGCAGAGGTTGATAACAAAACTAAATAA
- the RGR gene encoding RPE-retinal G protein-coupled receptor isoform X3, whose protein sequence is MVTAYPLPEGFTELEVFAIGTALLVEALLGFCLNGLTIISFRKIKELRTPSNLLVLSIALADCGICINAFIAAFSSFLRYWPYGSNGCQIHGFQGFLTALASISSSAAVAWDRYHHYCTRSKLQWSTAISMMVFAWLFAAFWSVMPLLGWGEYDYEPLRTCCTLDYSKGDRNYITFLFALSIFNFMIPGFIMLTAYQSIHQKFKKSGHYKIPAVIAKTVPTVDAFVYALGNENYRGGIWQFLTGQKIEKAEVDNKTK, encoded by the exons CCCTGCTTGGTTTCTGTCTGAATGGCTTGACAATTATTTCTTTCCGAAAAATCAAAGAACTGCGAACACCCAGCAATCTGCTGGTTCTCAGCATTGCACTGGCCGACTGTGGGATCTGCATCAACGCAttcattgctgctttttccagctTCCTCAG ATACTGGCCCTATGGCTCTAACGGCTGTCAAATTCATGGATTCCAGGGCTTCTTGACAGCACTAGCCAGCATTAGCTCCAGTGCTGCGGTCGCCTGGGACCGGTATCATCACTACTGTACAA GGAGCAAGCTGCAGTGGAGCACAGCCATCTCCATGATGGTGTTTGCATGGCTGTTTGCTGCCTTTTGGTCCGTGATGCCcttgctggggtggggggaatatGACTATGAACCCCTTCGAACCTGCTGCACCCTGGACTACAGCAAAGGGGACAG AAACTATATCACATTCCTTTTTGCCCTGTCCATTTTCAATTTCATGATCCCAGGCTTCATCATGCTGACAGCCTATCAGTCCATCCACCAGAAGTTCAAGAAAAGTGGTCACTATAAG ATTCCTGCTGTTATTGCCAAGACTGTGCCAACGGTGGATGCCTTTGTATATGCCCTGGGGAATGAGAACTACAGAGGAGGAATATGGCAGTTCCTCACAGGACAGAAGATTGAGAAAGCAGAGGTTGATAACAAAACTAAATAA